The Pseudomonadota bacterium genomic interval GGTTGTGCCGACCGGCCGCGATCCAGCCTGCGGGTTGGCGGGGAGCGAGCCCGGGACCACACAGCGCCTGCGCGGCGTCGAGCTGCCAGTCCGCCGCACCACCAAACCCGACACGGTGGCTCCAGCACCCGCGTTCCAGCACACGCACGACGGCCGGGTCTTCGGCGTTGTAGACCACGCTGCCCCGGCCCGGTACACAACGCAGGAAATGGTGGAACTGGGTTTCGATCGCCGCGAGGTCGGGAAAGATGTCAGCGTGATCAAACTCGAGGTTGTTGAGCACGGCAATCTCTGGCCGGTAGTGCACGAACTTCGAACGTTTGTCGAAAAAGGCCGTGTCGTACTCGTCGGCTTCGACAACAAAACACGCCGATTGCCCGAGCCGGGCCGAGACACCGAAATTGCCAGGTACGCCCCCGATGAGGAAACCCGGCGACAACCCACTGGCCTCGAGCAAGTGCGCCACCAGGCTCGACGTGGTGGTCTTGCCGTGCGTCCCGGCAACGGCGATGACCCGTCGACCGCGCAGCACCTCGTCGGCCAACCACTGCGCACCAGACGTGTATGGCAGGCCGCGGTCAAGCACCGCCTCGACTTCGGGGTTGCCCCGAGACACGGCGTTGCCGATGACGACGAGATCGGGTGTCGGTGACAGGTTCTCGGCAGCGTACTGCGGGCACGTCGCCACGCCCAGCGCAGCAAGTTGGTCGCTCATCGGCGGGTAGAAGGCTTTGTCTGACCCCGACACCGTGTGGCCAAGCTCGGTTGCCAGACGCGCAACGCCCCCCATGAAGGTGCCGCAGACGCCGACGATGTGGATGTGCATGGTGTTCGCGCCTCAGAAGACCAGGTCGAAGACCGCGAAGGCCACCATGAGGTAGCCGATCGCCAGCGCAATCGCCAGCGCGCGCGAGCACTCCAGTGTCGTGCGCAGCACGTGCGCCTGAATCGCCACGAGCCAGCCCATGAGCAGCGTCCAGGGCAGCATGAAGCCCGCACCCGGT includes:
- the mpl gene encoding UDP-N-acetylmuramate:L-alanyl-gamma-D-glutamyl-meso-diaminopimelate ligase, encoding MHIHIVGVCGTFMGGVARLATELGHTVSGSDKAFYPPMSDQLAALGVATCPQYAAENLSPTPDLVVIGNAVSRGNPEVEAVLDRGLPYTSGAQWLADEVLRGRRVIAVAGTHGKTTTSSLVAHLLEASGLSPGFLIGGVPGNFGVSARLGQSACFVVEADEYDTAFFDKRSKFVHYRPEIAVLNNLEFDHADIFPDLAAIETQFHHFLRCVPGRGSVVYNAEDPAVVRVLERGCWSHRVGFGGAADWQLDAAQALCGPGLAPRQPAGWIAAGRHNRLNALAAVAACRPFVPDPGELVAHLAGFEPPKRRLEHLGVGRGVTVYDDFAHHPTAIAATLEALQSLHPGARLRVALELRSNSMRAGAHATALPAALCAATQVVLYDPDGRAGDGVAGDTATHVTSRCELIDTLTREAREGDCIVCMSNGSFEGVQRQILDALTGA